The DNA region GACGATACAGGCGGAGCTCATCGTAGGAATACTCCTCACCTTCCCTCTCTAGGGCGAACTTCACCGGTGCTAGGCGTAAGTCACCATTCTTTTCCTTTGATTCGAGGAATGCTTTGCGAATGATCTTCAGCTTCTTAGGAGTCAGCTCATTCGGTTTGAGGTAGTCGATATCCACCTTCTCCCCTTCCTCCTGTAGCTTTTCGATATGAGAGAGCACGGTCCCCTGAGTGAGGCCTCTAATCTGAGCTATCTCCTCCAGATTCAATTTCTGACTGATGAGCTCTCGGGTCTTGTGGTGGGTCGGGATATCTTCTCCTTCTTCGCTCTCATCCCGCTTCCCTTTGCTGAAGCGCGCGACATAGCCGTCTTGAGCCGCACGTATCTCATCCGGCCCCATATCGTCCAGCATATTCACTGCACGCTTGGAGACGCGTTTGAAATCCGCGTCTTTCTCGATCACTTCCGGATGGATCTGGAGCGCGCGATGGTTGAAGCCCAAAAGCTTGAGCCCAGCGAGAGAGCGCACGCGAGAGAGCGCTACATAGCCCATGCCCGGTGCAAAGGAGCGGGAGAGATCTATCTCAGCAGCGTCCAAGCTCATGCCCTGGCTCTTGTGGATGGTGATGGCCCAGGCGAGGCGCAGAGGGAGTTGCGATATCTCAGCTTTTACCTTGCCATCCTCTTCAATTTTCCAACTCTCTACGCCCCCTTCGATCACTTTCCCCTGAGCGGTCTTTATCCGCGGCATGCCAAAATCATCAAAGCTCTCTACGATACCGAGCGTTCCATTCACGTAGCCCTTCTCGTAGTTATTCTTTACGAACATCACTCGTGCGCCCTCCTTCAGCACCAGCACATCGGGTGCAAGGCAGCTCTTCTTGAGGGAATCCACTAGGCCCTGCTTGCCGCGGGAGTTCATCACGTATCTACGCTCGCTTCCCTTTATCTTCTTCAGTTCCGTCTCATTGATGGTGTCTACGTTCTCGTTATGCGTCGAAAGCCTCGTCGGCTCCACTTCAAGCGTGATCTCCCGCTGATAGCAGTCCTGGAGAGCCGAGAGTGTATCTTCTTCTATCTCCCCGCTTCTTATCGCATTCAGAATGGAGAGGAGCACATCATCGCTCTGACGGTGCTGCTCTTCGAGATAGCAAACTTTAGGCTCGAGTTCTTTCCACGCCCTGGAGGAGTAGGCAAAGAGTGCCTCTGGCTCTCCGGGGCGTGTGATGGGAGGAAGCTGGAAGAAGTCTCCGCAGACCACTATCTGCATCCCGCCGAAGGGCTCATTGCCGTTCCTCTTGAACGCTCTGGCGAGCCGATCCAGAAGATCGAGGCGGAAATGATGCAGCATCGAGATCTCATCAATGATGAGCACCTGGGTGCCTTCATAGCGCTTCCAGAGGTATTGAAATGCTTCTAGGTCGTCTATGTCCTGCTCGGAGAGCTTGTCCCGGATGCCGAGCCCGCTCCAGGCGTGAATAGTAGTGCCCCCTAGGTGGGTGCCGGCGATTCCCGTAGAGGCGGTGATGGCGGTACCGATATTGTTCTCCTTCAACCACTGTATGAACTCCCGCAGGACATGTGTCTTGCCGCTCCCGGCTGCGCCGGTGAGGAACACGTTCTTACCCATCTTCAGGATGTCGAGAGCTTCCGCTTGGGTCATGGAATTGAATAGTACAGCAGTCTTCCCAGACTTACGAAAAAGAAGAGGATTTTAGACTATATTATTTTGTAATTGAACGTTCAGGTATTACCCAAGTACCGAAAATTCCTGCATCGTACCACGTAGTGCACCTGATATTTCCACCACCGAAGTCGGCGCAGCTATCTTTGCGCTCAATATCTAGAGCAACCTGCGCTAGAATCCCTAGTACTGAAATTATTATCGCTAACGAAGCTAGTATATTCGCTCTCTTTGTATCTTTTGTCGATGTCTCAGCGTTAACTTTCGTTACCTCTTTCAATTCCCTGATTTCAGCAATTAAAGAAGCTGTTTGCTCAAGGTTCTTATTTTGCTGCCTCTGCTCCCACTCATATCTCGCCTTCTGATAGAGACTACCCGGTACATTAGTATTTTCAGCTCTCCGTAGTACCTCAATAATTTCAGGATCAGAATATTCCTCAATTACCCTGTTCTTTTCAAGATTCCATAAACTCTGCGGCGGAAGTACGCTTTCTTCTTTGATTACGCGTCCGCCAATCCGATCGTATTCAATTAAAATTCTCCGGTCGCCACGAGGAAAAGGTATATTGCCTTTGGCGTTCTCGAGCTTACTTGGATCAGTGAGCTGATATTCACCTATTGGTAAAATATCATTTTTACCGATTATTACTTTCATATCATTAGTATCCGGCACTAGCTCCATTCAGCAACAGGAACCACATCGGTCACCTCAGCCATCGGATCAGAGATTATGCAAAGCACCTTGCCGATTATCTTGAAATTACCCGAGAGCACCATAGGCTTGTACTTGGGATTTTTGGACTCCGGCCAGAGAATGGTCATGCCGTCTTTACGCTCCAGGCGCTTCACCGTGATCATGTCGTCCACTATGGCAGCCACTCGGTCCCCATTCTCCACGTGATCGCTGAAGCGGATGAGGAGGTAGTCACCAGGATGAATACCCGCTTCTTCCATGGAGTCACCTACCACGCGCACGCCCACGATGTTGCCGTCCTCCTTGTCTACGATCTCCTTATCCACCTCCAGGTATTCGTCATAGCTCTCTTGGGCAAAGACTGAGAGATCGTCACAACCTACGGAGGCGATGACTGGGATACTCACGGTAAGGACACGTCTTTCATTTTCCTGTCGGATCTCGATATTCCTATGAGCGTTCTTACGGCGGAGGATATAGCCTTTTCGCTCCAGAGATTCCAGATATTGAGAGACGGTACGCTGGGAGCGGAATGCGAGGGCTGCACAGAGCTCGCCCACCGTAGGAGACTCTTTGTGCATGGCGAGATGCACTTTGATGAGCTCTAGGACTCGGTTCTGCTTAGGAGTAAGAGGTAATTTCATACTTATATTTATATCACCTTAGCGGCTTTGCGGCCGAAATGACGAAGACTCTCTATCTGCGCCTCCTGCCAGGTCTTGAATCGTCCGACTGCCTGGATGCCGCTTACTTCTACCAGCTTTTTCTTGCCTTTGGGGAGCGGTGCGGGCTTGTAGAGAACGAAATGATCAGTCTCTTTGCGGAAGAACGGGGTTTCTTTGATGGTATTCATGGTTGTTTGAAGATAGAACTCCGCGGAAGCACTAAAAGATATCCTGCACCTTGAATCCTCCAGCAAAGAGACCGATAGCGAGGCCTCCAACCAGGGGTATGACGATCGTTTTGGGGAAATACAACAGGAGGATACTGATCGCGGCGAAGACAAAAGCCCAAGTAATGAGGTTCATATCGGGTTGTTCTAAGGTTCCAGATGCTTGCGACCTATCCATGTGTATATCATAGCATGTATTCCACTATGCAATACACGTAATACACATATACACTGTGGATATCTCCGCCATGACACGACCTGGAAACCAGAACAAGCTCTTTGATACGGGACTCCAGCTCCCTACGGGCCTGGTGTATAGGCCTGATTTCATTACCCCAGAAGAAGAACTGGAAATCCTCTCTTACATTGAAGACCTGCCGCTCGAAGAGGCGCAATACAAGGAATACACCGCCAAGCGACGACACTTCTCCCTCGGCTGGGGCTATGATTTCGATAATAAGAAATTCATTCCCGGCCCTCCCCTTCCGCCCTTTCTCCGTCCTGTGCAGATTCGTATCGGCAAATGGCTCGATATAGATCCAAAGAGGATCGTAGAAGCCCTCATTAACGAATACTCTCCTGGCTCTGCCCTCGGCTGGCATCGAGACAACGAAGGCTTTGAGCATGTCATCGGTCTCTCGCTTTCAGGCTGGGCACGCATGCGCTTCCGTCCCATCAAACGCCGTGAGGAAAAGAAAGATCTGAAGGATGTGGTAGCTCTGGAGCTAGAGCCACGCTCCGTCTACGTGATGCAAAAAGATATCCGCTGGAACTGGCAGCATTCTGTGGCCAAGACTAAAACGATGCGGTATTCGATTACTTTTCGGACGCTACCCTAAATTTATTCGTGTTTTTCACCTTCATTAACTGGAGTTTCTTTCGAAGCCAAGTCGATTTTTTGTAAAGATCTTTTTAGAATGCCTTCTTCGATAGTATCAATTGCTTCAATCATTTCGGTAAAACGCGTATCAGATAAAATCTTATTACCTAATTTACAAGCTTCTTCGATTTCTAACTCAAATTTTTGAGAAAAAATCTGAGTTACCAAATCGTGCAGTATTTTATTTCTAATTACGCGATATGCGTGTAAATTTTTCTTTAAATCCTCATTCAAAACACCACTCTCAAAGAGAAAATCAATCAGACTGTATAAACTTTTTTGAGTGAAAGTGTCACGTATTTCTTGAGCAATCTTATCAAGCTCAGAGTTGGTATTTTGTTTGGTGATTCTAAAAACCTGAAAATCAACAATCATTTTAACTACTGCCTCCAGGTACGCACTTTGCAATAAAAAAGCTTCAAGAAATTGTTTTTTCAAAACAGAACCTTGGATATGATTCCTTAATTCTTGATTTTTCATCGAGATTCGAGAACAGCCTTTATCCTCCTCACCCCAGCGCTCACCGCTTCTTCCTTAGAAATCTTAAACACACCCATCTCGCCAGTGCGCGTAACATGCGGCCCACCGCAGAACTCAAGGCTGAAAGGCTTACCATCCTTCCCCATCACGGTATATATAGAAACCGTATCGCCATACTTCTCGCCGAAGAGTCCGATAGCTCCACGATTACGTGCCTCTTCAAGCGACACTTCCTCACGAACAACTTCCAGATCCTCCTGGATCTTCTCATTCACCAAGGCTTCAACCTTAGCGATCTCCTCGGGAGTCATCTTCTGCGGATGCGCAAAGTCGAAGCGCAGGCGCTCAGGAGTGATGTTGCTGCCTTTCTGCTGGACGTTCTCACCCAAGACAGTGCGAAGTGCCTTGTGGAGGAGGTGCGTGGCAGTGTGGTACTTCACCTCGATATCGGAGTGC from Candidatus Parcubacteria bacterium includes:
- a CDS encoding AAA family ATPase, with product MTQAEALDILKMGKNVFLTGAAGSGKTHVLREFIQWLKENNIGTAITASTGIAGTHLGGTTIHAWSGLGIRDKLSEQDIDDLEAFQYLWKRYEGTQVLIIDEISMLHHFRLDLLDRLARAFKRNGNEPFGGMQIVVCGDFFQLPPITRPGEPEALFAYSSRAWKELEPKVCYLEEQHRQSDDVLLSILNAIRSGEIEEDTLSALQDCYQREITLEVEPTRLSTHNENVDTINETELKKIKGSERRYVMNSRGKQGLVDSLKKSCLAPDVLVLKEGARVMFVKNNYEKGYVNGTLGIVESFDDFGMPRIKTAQGKVIEGGVESWKIEEDGKVKAEISQLPLRLAWAITIHKSQGMSLDAAEIDLSRSFAPGMGYVALSRVRSLAGLKLLGFNHRALQIHPEVIEKDADFKRVSKRAVNMLDDMGPDEIRAAQDGYVARFSKGKRDESEEGEDIPTHHKTRELISQKLNLEEIAQIRGLTQGTVLSHIEKLQEEGEKVDIDYLKPNELTPKKLKIIRKAFLESKEKNGDLRLAPVKFALEREGEEYSYDELRLYRLFAKLD
- the lexA gene encoding transcriptional repressor LexA — translated: MKLPLTPKQNRVLELIKVHLAMHKESPTVGELCAALAFRSQRTVSQYLESLERKGYILRRKNAHRNIEIRQENERRVLTVSIPVIASVGCDDLSVFAQESYDEYLEVDKEIVDKEDGNIVGVRVVGDSMEEAGIHPGDYLLIRFSDHVENGDRVAAIVDDMITVKRLERKDGMTILWPESKNPKYKPMVLSGNFKIIGKVLCIISDPMAEVTDVVPVAEWS
- a CDS encoding alpha-ketoglutarate-dependent dioxygenase AlkB, whose protein sequence is MTRPGNQNKLFDTGLQLPTGLVYRPDFITPEEELEILSYIEDLPLEEAQYKEYTAKRRHFSLGWGYDFDNKKFIPGPPLPPFLRPVQIRIGKWLDIDPKRIVEALINEYSPGSALGWHRDNEGFEHVIGLSLSGWARMRFRPIKRREEKKDLKDVVALELEPRSVYVMQKDIRWNWQHSVAKTKTMRYSITFRTLP
- a CDS encoding DUF4145 domain-containing protein, which translates into the protein MKNQELRNHIQGSVLKKQFLEAFLLQSAYLEAVVKMIVDFQVFRITKQNTNSELDKIAQEIRDTFTQKSLYSLIDFLFESGVLNEDLKKNLHAYRVIRNKILHDLVTQIFSQKFELEIEEACKLGNKILSDTRFTEMIEAIDTIEEGILKRSLQKIDLASKETPVNEGEKHE